Proteins from a genomic interval of Bacillus mesophilus:
- a CDS encoding S9 family peptidase produces the protein MTKRPITAEDLCEFKFVGDPQVSPNKDKVAYVLTLLDQEKDGYYSYIYVTDLNGEGRQFSSHYSKDHLVKDTAPKWSPDGKTLAFRSNRTGKNQVWLLHTDGGEAIQLTDVKQGIGDFSWSPDGSQLALTINGALKLTTDKEEEKKEEKSDVKVITRLRYKGDGVGIYNDDRKHVYVFDVAKKAYTKITDGDHDFSQPRFSTDGKNLFYVGTKAEDKEWGYLPAIWKFDIASKEETLFYQGNGYLHSPAISPDGKWLAAIGHTRGERSQGNANVLLFSLESGELTNLTESFDYTVGNLVGVDARYDTAEARLIWNSSNTSIFFEATIGGDCQLFKVNLEGEVSTALSPAVASVTSFDIVSDDQAVLVLETPHSVADLVAQDLNNVDNVTPLTAWNQDLYNEVHVSTPENFHYKSTDGWDVEGWVLKPFGYEEGKKYPMILQIHGGPATAYGNGLHHEMQLMASKGYVVLYTNPRGSQGYGHDFVNAVIGDYGGMDYEDIMAGVDYALANFNYIDTDQLFVTGGSYGGYMTNVIVTRTDRFKAAVTQRSICNWHSFYGTSDIGFFFTEWQHGHADLWDDAVRLLELSPLHYARNVKTPTLILHSEQDLRCPMEQAEQWYIALKRLGVETKLIRFPDENHDLSRSGKPKHRLERLQHLVGWFDDRRDKGTGSLSHK, from the coding sequence ATGACGAAACGTCCGATAACAGCAGAAGATTTATGTGAATTTAAGTTTGTAGGAGATCCTCAAGTATCTCCTAACAAAGATAAAGTGGCCTATGTCCTTACCCTTTTAGATCAAGAAAAGGATGGCTATTATTCTTACATATATGTAACTGATTTAAATGGGGAAGGTAGACAGTTTTCATCGCATTATTCAAAGGACCATTTAGTTAAGGATACCGCTCCTAAATGGTCACCAGATGGAAAAACACTTGCTTTCCGTTCAAACCGTACCGGGAAAAATCAAGTTTGGCTTTTACATACTGATGGTGGTGAAGCAATTCAACTTACTGATGTTAAACAAGGGATTGGTGATTTCTCTTGGTCTCCAGATGGAAGTCAGCTAGCTCTTACTATTAACGGGGCATTAAAGCTAACCACTGACAAAGAAGAAGAGAAGAAAGAAGAAAAAAGTGATGTGAAAGTCATTACTAGACTTCGATATAAAGGTGATGGCGTCGGTATTTACAATGACGATCGTAAGCATGTGTATGTATTCGATGTAGCAAAAAAGGCCTATACGAAGATTACTGATGGAGACCATGATTTCTCTCAGCCACGCTTCTCTACAGATGGGAAAAATTTATTCTATGTAGGAACAAAGGCAGAAGACAAAGAGTGGGGATACCTTCCAGCCATTTGGAAATTTGACATCGCTTCGAAGGAAGAGACTCTTTTCTATCAAGGAAATGGGTATCTACATTCACCTGCAATTTCACCTGATGGTAAATGGCTAGCAGCTATAGGTCATACTCGTGGTGAAAGAAGTCAAGGTAATGCAAATGTTCTTCTGTTTTCTTTAGAATCAGGTGAATTAACCAACCTAACGGAAAGCTTTGACTATACAGTTGGCAACCTTGTCGGTGTTGATGCAAGATATGACACAGCAGAGGCTCGTTTGATTTGGAATTCTTCTAACACATCCATTTTCTTTGAAGCGACAATCGGTGGAGACTGCCAATTATTTAAAGTAAATCTTGAAGGTGAAGTTTCTACTGCGTTGTCACCCGCTGTTGCATCCGTTACTTCTTTTGATATTGTAAGTGATGACCAGGCTGTTCTGGTACTTGAAACGCCTCACTCAGTAGCTGATTTAGTTGCTCAAGATTTGAATAATGTGGATAACGTTACACCACTTACAGCTTGGAACCAAGATCTATATAATGAAGTTCATGTCAGTACTCCTGAGAACTTCCATTACAAGAGTACAGATGGTTGGGATGTTGAGGGCTGGGTGTTAAAACCTTTCGGATATGAAGAAGGGAAGAAATATCCGATGATTCTTCAAATTCACGGTGGCCCTGCAACTGCCTACGGAAATGGTTTACACCATGAAATGCAATTAATGGCCTCTAAAGGATATGTGGTACTTTATACAAATCCTCGAGGAAGTCAAGGCTATGGTCACGACTTTGTAAATGCTGTTATCGGTGATTACGGTGGAATGGATTATGAAGATATCATGGCTGGTGTAGATTATGCCTTAGCTAACTTTAACTACATTGATACGGATCAATTATTTGTAACTGGAGGAAGTTACGGCGGGTACATGACCAACGTAATCGTTACTCGTACAGATCGTTTTAAAGCAGCCGTTACACAACGTAGTATTTGTAACTGGCACAGCTTCTACGGAACGAGTGATATCGGCTTCTTCTTCACTGAATGGCAGCATGGACACGCTGATTTATGGGATGATGCAGTGAGGTTATTAGAACTTTCACCACTACATTATGCTCGTAATGTCAAAACACCTACCCTCATCTTGCATAGCGAGCAGGATTTACGTTGTCCGATGGAGCAAGCAGAGCAATGGTACATCGCCCTTAAGCGATTAGGTGTAGAAACTAAACTAATCCGCTTCCCAGATGAAAACCATGACCTTTCACGTTCTGGTAAACCTAAACACCGTTTAGAGCGTTTACAGCACTTAGTTGGTTGGTTTGATGATCGTCGGGACAAAGGGACAGGTTCCTTGTCCCACAAGTAA
- a CDS encoding peroxiredoxin, translating into METNKHNEWQGSCALPNCAQTNDMAPLFRADAYHHVEEKIKEVSLESYRGKWVVLFFYPSDFTFVUPTELAAVAAIYQQFQALNTEVLAISTDSVYSHKVFAETSPSLSNITYPLVSDRTQEISKAYRVLDERTGAAYRATIIVDPEGVILSKLVNPPEVGRNIYEILRLIQGIQHRRRTGEVVPANWSLGQQGIKRNSRYIGRI; encoded by the coding sequence ATGGAAACAAATAAACATAATGAATGGCAGGGGAGTTGTGCGCTTCCGAACTGTGCTCAGACAAATGATATGGCGCCGTTATTTAGAGCGGACGCATACCATCATGTTGAGGAGAAAATTAAAGAGGTTAGTTTAGAAAGCTATCGTGGAAAGTGGGTCGTGTTATTTTTTTATCCAAGTGATTTTACCTTTGTTTGACCGACAGAGTTAGCGGCGGTCGCTGCTATTTATCAACAGTTTCAAGCGTTAAATACAGAGGTGCTTGCAATCAGTACAGATAGTGTATACTCTCATAAGGTTTTTGCGGAGACTTCACCTTCTTTATCCAATATCACCTATCCACTTGTTAGTGATCGAACACAAGAAATTAGTAAGGCTTACCGAGTTTTAGATGAGAGGACTGGAGCAGCGTATAGAGCAACGATCATTGTAGATCCAGAGGGGGTTATTTTAAGTAAGTTAGTCAATCCTCCTGAAGTTGGACGAAATATTTACGAAATCCTAAGACTTATTCAAGGGATTCAACATAGAAGAAGAACTGGAGAAGTCGTGCCTGCTAATTGGTCATTAGGGCAACAAGGGATAAAGAGGAACTCTCGATACATTGGGAGGATATAA